Genomic DNA from Nitratidesulfovibrio vulgaris str. Hildenborough:
CCGTTGACGCGGTATTTGAGCCTCCACCGCTTGTTACCCGATGGGGGCACCTCAAGATACATCCCTCCGCCGTCGTAGAGGCGGTATACCTTCTCGGCTGGTTTGGCCGCGCGGGCCTTGATGTCCGTGAGCATTTGGGGGCAACTCCGTGAAGGGGTTTTCCAGTTGCCCCCAAAGTTGCCCCCAAAACCACGCGGCTGTCAACGAAGCAAGACGGCATGGGACGGCAGATTTCGGCAGACGAAAAATAGAAAAAGAAAGAGCCCGCAAGCACTTAGGTGTACTTGCGGGCATGTCTTGTCAGTGAGTATGGCGGAGAGGGTGGGATTCGAACCCACGTACGGGCTATTAACCCGTAACTCGATTTCGAGTCGAGCGCGTTACGGCCAGCTTCGCTACCTCTCCGCTTTTGGAGACCCGGCGGCCGACACCGGGCGGAGAAGGTATGTAGGCAATTTTGCTTCTTGTGGCAAGGGGAAAATGCACAGTACGCTTCGCAAACGGGTCGATGCTGGCTTTTGCCCTCGCGGGTAGCTGGCAGCGGATAGCCTCGACTGGCTACGGGAACAATGCGGCTCAAGGGACTACGCCGTGCACGTGCTGTCTGAACGATTTGACATCAAGCAGCTTCGTCTTCCCATAAGGAGGGGGTGCCTATTGTTCATCTAGGCGTGGTGTCTGAAGGGCGCGTCGCATCACGGGCGTGTCCGCCGCGAGGCTACGCAGGTGAGCGTGGGGGAGAGGCGGTCAATCGGTACGGCGTCCGTTGAAGAAGTCCTTGAGGATGGCGGTGCAGGCGCGTCGGCGCAGGCCTCCCATATGCCACGGGCGGTGATTGAGGAAGGGTTGTTCGAAGGCTTCAAGGCACGACGTCACGGCCCCTGCCTTCGGGTCTTCGGCACCGTAGACCACGCCCTCGACGCGGGCATGGACGATGGCACCCGCGCACATGAGGCAGGGTTCCAGTGTCACCACCAGAAACGTCCCGCCTAGCCGGTAGTTTGCGGTCGTTGTCGCGGCCATGCGTAGCGCGACCATCTCGGCATGGGCCGATGGGTCGTTGTCGCGCAGACAGCGGTTGTGCCCGCGACCGATGATGCGTCCCGCCTTGTCGACGACGACGGCCCCCACAGGCACTTCGCCTTCGGCCTGTGCCAGTCGTGCTTCGGCCAGTGCCTCGTCCATGAGGCGTTCCCATGTCCAGCCTTCGGGCGCATAGGGGACGGGTCCCACGGGGCCGTCGGTGACGTCGGCTGTATCTGGGGTGACGGCGGATGCGGCAGGGGGCACGATGCCTGTGGTGACGGCAGCGGTGGCGTCCTTGCTTGCGCCGCTCGCACGTTCACTATCTGTGGCGTCGTTGCTGTCGGGCATGTTTCGCAGTGCGTCCATGGTGTGGTGTAGGCAATGCGGCGGGACACAAGGCCCCGCCGCTGTGGTGTCGGCGTGCCCCTTACAGGATGACGTGCTTGCGGATGTAGCTGACCACCTGTTCAGGCGTATCAAGCACGGTGACGAGGTCGAGTTCTTCTTCGCGGATGTAGCCCCCGGTGACCATCCTGTCGCGAATCCAGTCGAGCAGTCCGTTCCAGAATTCGCTCTTGTAGAGGATGATGGGGAAGGGCTTGATACGCCGTGTCTGCGCAAGGACGAAGGCTTCGGAGAGTTCGTCGATGGTGCCCATGCCGCCGGGCATGACCACGTAGGCGAGGGCGTACTTGATGAACATGAGCTTGCGGACGAAGAAGTAGCGGAAGTCGCACCGCGTCTTGATGTACTGGTTGGAGTCCTGTTCGAAGGGCAGGTGGATGTGCAGGCCGACAGATTCGCCGCCAGCTTCGAAGGCTCCCTTGTTGCCCGCTTCCATGAGACCGGGGCCGCCGCCCGTGATGACCCCGTAGCCCGCCTGCACCAGCAGGCGCGCGATGGCCTCGGTATCGGCATAGAGGGGGCTGTCACGCGGGACGCGCGCCGACCCGAAGATGGAGACGCACTTGTCCACATCGCTGAGGGTGTCGAAGCCGTCGACAAGTTCGGCCATTATCTTGAAGAGACGCCACGACTCTTTGATGGAGAGCGTGTCGATGACGTATTGCTTGCTGGATGCCATGCGGTTCTCCTTGGGGTTTTACGAGGACTATACGGTGAGAGCGGAGCATGCGCAACGTCGCGAAAGGTCTTGCACTTGAAGACGAGTGCCGCCATAGTGATCGGGTTTTTCAGGCCATCAACCCAAGGGAACGTGCATGAAGGTCCAGTTTCTTGGAGCTGCCCAGACGGTGACCGGCTCCTGCTACATGATAGAGGCCAACGGTGTTCGCTTCGCCATCGACTGCGGCATGCATCAGGGCAACACCGAAATCGAAAAGCGTAACGATGATACCGAGATCTATCGTCCATCCGACATAGCCTTCTTTCTGGTCACCCACGCGCATATCGACCATACGGGGCTGCTGCCCGCCATGACGCGCAACGGGTTCACCGGCCCCATATACTGCACAGAACCCACAGCCGACCTGCTTGGCATCATGTTGCAGGACAGCGCGCACATCCAGGAGATGGAAGCGGAATGGCAAAGCCGCAAACTCTCCCGCAACGGGCGCATCAAGAAGGTCGAACCGCTCTATACGACCGAAGACGCCACCCGGGCGGCCGAGATGCTGCGTCCGGTGGACTATGGCAACTCGTTCGAACCTTCGCCCGGCATCCGTGTGACATACAAGGACGCGGGGCACATCCTCGGTTCGGCGTTCCTCGAACTTGAAGTCACGGAAAACGGCAGACCCACACGGCTCGTCTTTTCGGGCGACCTCGGCAGGCCCGACGCCCTCATCGTCAACGACCCGCAGAAGGCCGCCCCGGCGGACTATCTCTTTCTCGAGTCCACCTATGGCGACCGTGACCACAAAGACCCACGCTTCAGCCGCGACGAACTGGCTGAAGCCATCGCCTACAGCTACGGCAATGGCGAAAAGGTCATCATTCCCGCCTTCGCCGTCGAACGCACGCAGGAAGTGCTCTACACTCTCTACCTGCTGCACAAGGAAGGCAGACTGCCTGCCGACATGCCCGTCTTCGTGGATAGCCCGCTGGCCATAAGAGCTACCGAGATATTCCGCAAGCATCCGAAATATTATGATGATAATATGAAGAAGCTTGTAGATTCGGGCGAAGACCCGCTGGCGCTGCCCAACCTGAAATACACGCTCAATACGCAGGATTCGCAGGCCCTCAACGTGCGGTCTGGCCCGGCTGTCATCATCTCCGCCAGCGGCATGTGCAATGCAGGGCGCATCAAGCACCACCTGCGGCACAACCTGTGGCGGCCCGGTGCCAGCATCGTCTTCGTGGGCTATCAGGGCGTAGGCACACCCGGCCGCAAGATTGTCGACGGCAATGCCACGGTGCGCCTGTTCAACGAAGACATCGCCGTCAAGGCCAAGGTCTTCACCATCGGCAGCTTCTCGGCACATGCGGGCCAGAGTCAGATTCTGGAATGGGTGTCGGCTTTCGCCCATCCCCAGATGGAGGTATTCCTCGTCCACGGCGAAGAGAAGGCACAGACGACGCTTGCCGGACTGTTGCGCGAGCGTTTCAACCTTCCGGTGTCCATACCCGGCTATCTTGAAGAGGTCACGCTCAAGCCGGGGCGCGAGTCGTTGCACCAGACCGACGAGGCACGGGCACATCCCGACGTCGACTGGGAATTCCTGCTTGCCGAGACTGAGGGCAAGGTGGCACAACTCCGCAAGCGTCTCGCGGGCGTGGAGAAGCGGCCTTGGGTCGAACAGACCGACATCCGCGAACGCCTCGTCGAGATCAACGGCGAACTGTTGCATTTCCTTTCGCAGTTGTAGTGGCTTGTAAGAAACCGCTACGTGCGTCATGCTCCGTAGACGGGGCGGGGGTCGTGCCGCGCACAGCCCTCGCCCCGTTGGTCGGGGCTTTGAGTCGTATCCCTAGCAAGTGAATCCGGAGTCGTATGCGTATCATCGCGGGTGCCTATGGCGGGCGCCTTCTCAAGACGGTAGAGGGGCCGGGCTACAGACCGGCCATGTCGCGGGTGCGCGAATCGTTGTTCTCGATGCTCTCGTCCCGTGGTGTGGTGTGGGCTGGCAGCCGGGTTCTCGACCTGTTCGCCGGAAGCGGAAGTCTGGCCTTCGAGGCCTTGAGTCGTGGCGCTGATGAGGCGTGGTTCGTGGAACTCAACGCGAAGGCGGCGGCGTGCATCGAGAAGAACGCCACCTCGCTGGGCATCGAACCGCAACGCTGGCGAGTGCTCGCCGAGGACATCACGAAAGTGCTCGGCAGGCGGGCCGCTGCGCCGTTCGATGTGGTCTTCATAGACCCCCCCTATGGCGAGGGGCGGCTCGCGCCGACCATCAGACTCATGATGCGCAGCCGCTGGCTGGCCCCGGAAGGGGTCGTCGTCGCAGAGGTGGAGGCGGGGCTGGCGTTCGACGCCGAAACCGTCCACGACGGTCTTGAGGTCATCGCCGACAGAACCTACGGACAGACGAGGATCGTCATATGGACGACGAAAGAGGCAAGCTAGCCGTCTACCCCGGCACCTTCGACCCGCTGACCATGGGGCATGTGAGCCTCATCCGGCGCGGACGGCAGATTTTCGACAGGGTCATCGTGGCTGTGGCCATGGACACCCCCAAGACGCCGCTATTCTCGCTCGACGAGCGGGTGCGCATGGCGGAGGAGGTGTTCGCCGACCACGAGGGCATCACCGTCGAGCCTTTCTCCGGCCTTCTGGTGGACTATGCCGAACGGCGCGGGGCCAACGTCATCCTGCGCGGGCTGCGGGCCGTATCCGACTTCGAATACGAATTCCAGCTTGCGCTGATGAATCGCAAGCTCAAGCGGCATGTACAGACCGTCTTTCTCATGACGGACTACCAGTGGCTGTACATCAGTTCGACCATCATCAAGGCTGCTGCCAGTCTTGGCGGAGACATCAAGGGGCTGGTTCCCGACAACGTGTACCGGCGTCTGCGTGAGAAGTACGGCTATCCGTATCCTTTGAACCCCGGCCTCGCCCTGTCCACAGAGGCAGACGAAGACCTGCCGCCTTCGCTATGAGCAACGAGCTTCCGGCCGTCATCTGTCTGGTCGGCCCCACGGGGGCTGGCAAGACGGCGGCGGCGCTGCATCTGGCCGAGCGTTTCGCCGGGACGGTCATCAATGCCGACTCGCGGCAGGTGTACCGCGACTTTCCCATCATCACTGCGCAGCCGACAGCGGAAGAGCAGGCCCAATGCCCGCATCGCCTGTACGGCTTTCTGGAGACGGAGGCGCGCATGTCTGCCGGGGTGTGGGGAGACCATGCCACGGCAGCCATCGACGAGGCCCTCGCCCAAGGGCGGCTGCCATTGCTGGTGGGGGGAACGGGCATGTATGTGCGCGCGTTGCTCGATGGCATCGCCGCCATACCCGCCATCCCCCGCGACATTCATGTGCGTTGGCAGGAACGGTGTGCTGCGGAGGGCCCGCAACGGCTTCATGCCATGCTCTGCGATATCGATGCCGAGTACGCGGCGCGCATCCATCCCAACGACAGGCAGCGTGTCACGCGGGCGCTTGAGGTCCATGAGCATACAGGACGAACCTTTTCGGAATGGCATCGTTCGGCAATGCCCGCACCGCGTTACCGGGCCTTGCGCATCGGTTTCGCTGCCACTCTGGATGCCCTGACGCCAAGACTTGCCCATCGGATAGACCTCATGCTGGCAGCAGGGGCGCTTGATGAGGCGCGTCGCGCCCGTGTGCACTGTGACGACCCCTCTGCACCGGGGTGGTCGGGCATAGGCTGTGCCGAAACGTACGCCCACCTTGTCGGAAGCCTCGACTACGAAGCCATGCGCCACGTGTGGCTGCACAACACCCGTGCCTACGCCAAACGGCAGCTCACATGGTTCCGCGCCGACACCCGCCTGACCTGGTACGCGCCTGACGATGTCGAGGGCATCGCCCTTGGTGTCGCCTCTTTTTTGCGAGGCGGTGCATAGGGCGTTCTTTACGCCATAACACAGGCGGTGCCTTGCCAGACCCTTCGCTTCGACAGGTAGATGTATACTGAAGCGGAGGGTTTTCGCTTTCTCTTGTCCCTCCCACAGCTAAAGTGTAAGAATAGAGGTGAAACTGTAAGGGGGTAGACATGTCTGACTCCGGAAGATGGAATCCGTATGTCGCGGGCGGCCTGAGCGGGCTTGTCATGGTCGGTTCGGTCGCCTTGTCGAATGCCTATTTCGGTGCATCGACCACGTTCGTCCGTATGGCCGGGATGATAGAGAAGGCCTTTGCACCGGAACATGTGGCAGGTCTGGCCTATTTCACCAAAGAGGCCCCCATTGTCGACTGGCAGTGGATGTTCGTCGTCGGCATCCTGTTGGGGGCGTTCGTTGCAGCCATGCTTTCCGGCACATACCGGGTGCAGGCTGTCCCCGACATGTGGCGCGAGCGTTTCGGGACGTCTGCAGGGCTTCGGGGTGTCGCCGCGTTCGTCGGGGGCTTCCTTGCGCTGTTCGGTGCCCGCCTTGCCGGGGGGTGTCCCAGCGGGCACGGGCTTAGTGGAGTGGCCCAGCTTGCAGGCAGCGGGCTTGTATCGCTGGTCTGTTTCTTTGTGGGCGGGCTCATCGTTGCACGTCTGTTGTACGGAGGTCGTCGCTGATGCTCATCAACGGTCTGGTGACGGGTGTCCTTTTCGGCATCCTGCTGCAACGGGCTGAAGTGCTTCGCTATGACAGGCAACTTGGCGCGTTGCGGTTGCAGGACATGACCATCATCAAGTTCATGTTGTCGGCCATCATCGTGTCCATGGTGGGCATCCATGCGCTGGTCGACCTCGAACTTGCCAAACTGTCCGTCAAACCGCTGGTGCTGGGCGCGAACATCGGCGGAGGTCTGCTGTTCGGCCTGGGGTGGGGCATCCTGGGGTATTGCCCCGGAACGGCCGCCGGCGCACTCGGCGAGGGTAGACTGGATGCCCTGTGGGGCATCATGGGCGGCCTTGCCGGGGCGGCAGCCTATGCCGAACTCTATCCAGCGATGAAGGCGACCCTGCTTTCCATGGGAGATGTCGGCAAGGTGACCTTGCCCCAGTTGCTCGGTCTGGGGCACTGGCCTGTGATTGTCATCTTCATCGTCGTCGTTGTGGCTGTCATGCGCCTTGTCGAACGAAAGGGGCTGTAGCCGCTCCCTTTCATCAACTGGCTTTCTGCACCGGACTGGCCCGGATGTTGCTTCCAGCCTTGGGTATGGCTTGCGTGATGTCGTTTTTCCGTCGTCACGCTGACCACATGGAGTCGCTGGAAGCATGCATATGAACATCAGACATCGGAAAGCCTGTGTGCGGGCTTCACTGGTCACCTCGGCGGTGGCGGCGGTCTTGGGTCTCGTCATGGGGTTCGTGCCTGAACAGGGAACCAACTCGGTGCGTCGTAGCCTTGACCGGTCGGTGCTTCGTGTTGCGGCTGATGCCGCACCTGTCCCTGTGCCCCACGATAGCGATACGGGCTGGCAATGGCGTGGCGAAGTGGATTCGTCGGCAGGTGCGAACACCACTCGGCGTGATGTCAGGCCCATGGCGGGTGACGGGCTTGTCAGGTTCGAGAATGGAGGCGTCCTTGTCGCCACTGTCGACGGTGGACGTGTTCTTTCTCCCGCGATGTCACAAGGTTCCTTGAACGATGTTTCGCCTGTCCTTGGCATGGACGGCAGCAGGCTGTCGCCATTACTCGCGGTCGCGGTGCCGGAACAGTACGGCGAACCGCTGGATGTGGCAGGCAGACCTGTGCGGTGGCTTGTGAGTGCCGAGGAGTACGCTTCGCGTCTTGGCAGGGAGTGCCGTCAGCCACGTTCGCCTTCCATCGGCGGCGTGATGCGCATCAACAGGCGGGCTTTCGCCGGAGGGGGCGATGTCTCCGGACTTGCCGGAGTCTACAAGGCGCAGGTTGAACGCTTCGCACGCAAGTTCGGAGTGCGGTCACGGCTTGTCTACGCCATCATGCATGCTGAAAGCGGTTTCGACCCTGCCGCGTTGAGCCATGCCTCTGCCCACGGGCTCATGCAGGTCGTCCCCGGCACCGCCGGTGAAGAGGTGAGTGCCTTTCTCGCGCGTCGTGGCGAGTCTCCGGCTGATGTCGACCTGTTCGACCCCGAGGACAATATCAGGTACGGGATAGCGTATCTGCATCTTCTGCTGAACCGTCATTTTGCCGACATCCGGCAACCCAATTCGCGTGAACTCTGCGCCATCGCAGCCTACAATGGCGGCCCTACACGTGTTCTGCGCGTCTTCGGCGCAGACAGGGCGCAGGCTGTGGATGCCATCAACGCCCTGCGGCCCCAGCAGGTCTATGAACGTCTTATCAGGTTCCTTCCCGCAGCCGAATCTCGCGCGTATGTCGACAAGGTGCTGGCCTCGCTCGAAAGTTTTTCCGATGTCAGGTAGAGTGCGGCATTGTGCATGAAGCCGAACTCGCGTATGTGAGTGGGCCGTGCCCGGACGATTTCGGGTGCATGACTTCTTGTCCCCGGAACGAAGATCTTTCATCCCCAATATCCATACCCGGAGTGACCGATGCGTAAATCCGTACTCTCCATGCTGGCTGTGCTGGCACTGTCGTTTGCCCTCACCGGCTGCAACCAGCCCAAGACCGGCAGCGTAGCCGTCGTGAACACCGCCCGCATCTATCAGGAGAGCGAGGCTGGCAAAGCTGGCGTCAAGCATCTCGAATCGCTGCACAATGATATGCAGGCCCAGCTCAACAAGATGCAGGCGGAACTGCAGAAGAACCCCGGCGAGGAAACCTCGCGCAAGTTCCAGCAGCTGTATGCCGACCTGCAGCAGCGCATGGGTGCCGAACAGCAGCAGGTCATCACCGTGCTGAACGAGAACCTTCAGCGCGTGCTTGATGCCTACCGCGAACAGAAGGGCCTCGATCTCATCGTTGCCAATGAAGGCGTTCTTTCCGTCAACGCCCGCGCTGACGTGACCGCCGATATCGTGGCCGAACTCAACAAGACCCAGATCACCTTCAAGCCCATCGAAGCGGAAGCCCCCAAGGCTGAACCAGCCAAGGAAGAGGCGGCCAAGGTGGAAGCCGACAAGGCTGCTCCTGCTGCCAACGCCACTGCAAAGCAGTAAGCGGTCAGATTCGCCACGTTCTGGCAACTCTGTACACGGCAAGGCCCACGTCGAACGACGTGGGCCTTTTCTATCGCAGGCTGTTCAGAACAATCGAGCGAGGCGCAGTTGCCGGGGGGAGTGCGGCCTCATGGCCGATCAACTCCGCAGCACGACGAGGCGGCACTGTGGCTTTGCCCGGTGGTGGGCACAGATGAATGTGGTGCAGCCCATCTGCCGCACAGATGGACTGTGAGTCCCCTGACTGGCAGGGATTTCTCGCGTTATTCGCTGGTCGCCCGCAGCAGGCTGACCAGATGGCGTTGTACCAGTGCCACCTCTTCCTTGCTGACTGCGGGCATGTCGGGCGGGCGAGCTTTTGCGGAGTAGTCTTCATCGTTCTCGATGACCGCAAGGCACGCTGCCGCCTTGCCGAGGACGAAGAAGAAACGTTCGGGCTGCCAGCCAAGTTCGCGTGCCTTGGCTGCGGCACCATCAGACCATGTGAACCCGGGGGTGCCTGTCGCGTCGATGGATGGGGCAGGGCGGTCACCTGTCTTCCGCGACCATGCCTTGAACGCGGGAAAACCGTCGATGAACCGGGCCAGTTCCTCTTCACGCATCGAAGGCTGAGCGTAGAAGCCCGCCTCTGCGGCGTGGGCGCTATCGACGCAGGGCCACAGCGTTGCCACGGGCGCGGGGGATGTCTCGCGTGTCGGGTCGCCAGGCAGGAATGCGGAAAAGGCGACGCCCGATGTGAGGGCAAGAACCAGGGCCGTTGTGCGGCCCGTGCGGAACGGTGACAGCATGTGCACTCCGTTGGGGGGCGAGGCGGCACGGGCCGACACATGGTGCCGGCCCGTGATGAACGCATGTATGGTACGGCGGGGCTGTGGACCCGCCTTGGGAGACTAGTCGTACTTGACGGAACTGATCTTCATGAGCCGATCCCAGTTATGGTACGACTCGATATAGCGCAGGGTGCCCGTCTTGCCACGGATGACCATGGAGTGGGTGACGGCACCGTTGCCGAGGTACTGCACGCCGCGCAGGAACGTGCCGCCCGAGATGCCGGTGGCGGCGAAGAAGACTTCATCGCTGCGAACGAGCGTGTCGACGGTGAGTATGTCGCGGGTATCGATTCCGGCTTCGCGGATGGCTTCCTTCTCGACATAGGACTGGGGGTCGAGTCGTGCCAGCATCTGCCCGCCGATGCCCTTGATGGCGCAAGCCGCCAGTACGCCTTCGGGGGTGCCGCCCGTGCCCATCATGACGTCCACTTCAGAGCGCGGGTCGACAGCCATGAGCGCTCCTGCCACGTCGCCGTCGGTGTGCAACTGGATGCGCGCACCGGCTTCGCGAATCTTGTGGATGAGCTTCTCGTGGCGGGGCTTGTCGAGGACGAACACCACGAGGTCGTCCACATCCTTGCCAAGGCTCTTCGCGATGTTCTTGAGGTTCTCCTTCACGGGTGCGTCGATGTCGACCACGTCACGGGCCGCCGGGGGGACGACCAGCTTCTGCATGTAGAAGCTGGGGCCGGGGTTGTACATGGTCCCCGCAGGGGCGATACCCACGACAGAGATGGCGTTGGGGCGGCCATAGGCCAGAAGCTTGGTGCCTTCGACGGGGTCGACAGCCACGTCGAGGGCGGGGCCGTGCCCGGTGCCCACTTCCTCGCCGTTGAACAGCATGGGGGCGTTGTCCTTCTCGCCTTCACCGATGATGACGCGGCCCTTCACATGCAGCGAATTGAAGCTGAGGCGCAGGGCGTCGACAGCGGCCTGGTCGCCAGCGTCGTTGTTGCCCTTGCCCAGCCAGCGGGCGGAAGCGAGCGCTGCGGCTTCGGTGACGCGAACAAGGTCGAGAGCGAGGTTTTTTTCCGGGGCTTCCATTCTATCCTCCAACGGGGGGTATACTATGTCGACGGCGTCTGCGCCGCCGTGAAATGCAGTCGATCGGCCGTGGTGCATTCCCGCAGGACATGCCGCTTCATCGGCGCGCAAGGACTGTAGCGCAGCCATCATGCGGCTTCAAGATAAAACCCGTTCGCCTGTCTGCCTGTCTCTATGGTCGCCCTTCGGGGTCACCGGAATACGACGGTCCTGTGTCCGTTGAGCAGCACCCGGTGCTCGACGTGGTAGCGCACCGCACGCGACAGGACGAGGCTTTCGACGTCGCGCCCCACGTTGACCAGTGCGTCCGGCAGGTGGGCATGGTCGACGCGCGACACCTCCTGCTCGATGATGGGCCCTTCGTCCAGATTCTCTGTGACGTAGTGCGCAGTGGCGCCGATGAGCTTCACCCCGCGTGCGTATGCCTGATGGTAGGGCGAAGCCCCTTTGAAGCTGGGCAGGAACGAGTGGTGGATGTTGATGATGCGACCGGGGTAGCGGGAGCAGAATTCTGCCGAGAGCACCTGCATGTAGCGTGCGAGCACCACGACATCGCTTCGGGTGTCTTCGATGACCTGTGCGACGGCCGCCTCCTGCTCACGCTTGGTGTCTTTCGTGACCGGCAGGTGGTGGAAGGGGATGCCGTGCATCTCGGCGATACGTTCGAAGTCTGCGTGGTTCGAGACGATGGCGGTGATCTCGGCCTGCAGCGTGCCCGTGCTGCAACGGAACAGCAGGTCGTTGAGGCAGTGGCCGAAGCGTGAGACCATGATCATGAGCCGCGATTTGCGCCCTGCGTCATGAAGCTCCCACTGCATGTCGAAGGTGGCGGCGACTCCTGCGAAGAGCCTTTCAAGCTCGGGCCTGCCGGGGCCGTCGTCTGGCATTTCGAAATGGATGCGCAGGAAGAAGCGTCGCGTGTCGGGGTCGCCGAACTGCGCACTGTCGATGATGTTGCATTGCTGGACGGCGAGAAATGTCGAAACCGTGGCGACGATGCCTATGCGGTCGGGACAGGCGATGGTGAGTATGTAGGCGCTGGGCATGCGGACTCCAGAGGCTTGTCTCCCGGGATGCTTGCGGAAGGAGTGGTCGGCCTTCCGCGAAGGCATGGTCTACGTCAGAACCAGCCCGGGTTCAAGTCCGCGGGTCTACAGGCAGCCCATGTTGTCGCCGTAGCAGCGGCACAGCAATGTGTTCACAGACTCGCATCCGGTCCTTTCGCGGGCGAAACGCCTGCGGAATACGCGGGCGGCCTTGCGGAACTTGCGACTTTCGACCCGGAGTACGTCAAGGGCCGTCACCGCGTCGTCGAGAGACAGCATGCCGCGTTCGACAAGGGCCTCGAAGTGCCGGCAGACGGTGTAGAAACAGCTCAGGCGTCGGCTCGGTGAAAAGAAACCGATGCCGGGCATCCTCTTGATGATGCCGTCGACAGCGGCGCGCA
This window encodes:
- the glpX gene encoding class II fructose-bisphosphatase, which encodes MEAPEKNLALDLVRVTEAAALASARWLGKGNNDAGDQAAVDALRLSFNSLHVKGRVIIGEGEKDNAPMLFNGEEVGTGHGPALDVAVDPVEGTKLLAYGRPNAISVVGIAPAGTMYNPGPSFYMQKLVVPPAARDVVDIDAPVKENLKNIAKSLGKDVDDLVVFVLDKPRHEKLIHKIREAGARIQLHTDGDVAGALMAVDPRSEVDVMMGTGGTPEGVLAACAIKGIGGQMLARLDPQSYVEKEAIREAGIDTRDILTVDTLVRSDEVFFAATGISGGTFLRGVQYLGNGAVTHSMVIRGKTGTLRYIESYHNWDRLMKISSVKYD
- the purU gene encoding formyltetrahydrofolate deformylase is translated as MPSAYILTIACPDRIGIVATVSTFLAVQQCNIIDSAQFGDPDTRRFFLRIHFEMPDDGPGRPELERLFAGVAATFDMQWELHDAGRKSRLMIMVSRFGHCLNDLLFRCSTGTLQAEITAIVSNHADFERIAEMHGIPFHHLPVTKDTKREQEAAVAQVIEDTRSDVVVLARYMQVLSAEFCSRYPGRIINIHHSFLPSFKGASPYHQAYARGVKLIGATAHYVTENLDEGPIIEQEVSRVDHAHLPDALVNVGRDVESLVLSRAVRYHVEHRVLLNGHRTVVFR